The genomic window CGGCTGGAGCTCGGGCGGCGCCGGTTCGAGCCCGCCGCCGCGCTGGGCGAGGGGGGCCGCGGGCGCCGCGCTCAGCGCGTCGCTGCCGAGGAAGAGGTCGGAGACCACGTGCGAGGCGTTGCCGTACCGGGTCGGCGCGCTGCCCAGCGTCTCGTCCAGGGTGACCGTGAACGCCTGGCGCAGGTCCGGGGGTGCGGTGGTGCTGCCGGGGTCGGCGGTGTCGCGCCGGTCGACCCGCAGGACCGCGGTGTCGAAGGTGCCGTCGAGTTCGAGGCTGCCGGCCGGGTCGGCGCTCGCGTCGCCCGATCCGTCGGCGGTGCCGGGGCCGAGCACGCCGCCGCCCACCGTCCAGCCGTTCCAGGGCGAGCGGCCGGTGAGCGCCGGGCCACCGGGGCTGCCGCCGGTGACGCTCAGCCGGATGGCGGAGCTGGTCCGGCCGCCCGGTCCGCTCGCGACCCCGGCCAGGCCGCTGACGTGCAGCCTGGGGTTGCGCACCGGGCGGGAGAAGCTGAGCTGCAGCGTGCCGAGGGTGCGCCAGGCGCCGTCCGCCTCGGGACGGTCCTGGCCGAACCGGACGGTCTCGGCGGGCGCACCGGGGCGGACCCCGTCGACGTAGGACGCCGCGGTGCGCTCGTCCAGCCGCCCGGCGGCCGGGTACGCGGTGACACCGGGGTCGGCGGCGAAGTCCAGGTCGACGGTCAGACCGGAGCGCAGCACGGCGCGCTGGTCACCGGCCCAGGAGTCCGGCGACTGCTGGGCCTGCGATGCGGTCGGCAGCCACCCGACGGTGAGCCCGAACGCCAGGGCCGCCGCGACCACCACGCTGCGGCGGCGGGCCGGCGGAGCACTCCGGTGCCGGTGGGGACGGCCGGGGCGGCTGTTCCGTGGCGATCTCCCGGGCATGAGACCCTCCTGTGCACACGATGTGACAAAAAGGAATCACGATCTAACGCCCCGTCACCCTCGCCACCCACGCGGTACCCCCGGGAACCACCCGGTCAGCCGCAGCGGCCCACAACGACGAAGGCCCCTCCGAGGAGGGGCCTTCGATCAGGTGGTGCGCTCAGCAGGATTCGAACCTGCAACCTCTTGATCCGTAGTCAAGTGCTCTATCCGTTGAGCTATGAGCGCCCTCAGGGGAATCGGAACTCCCCTGCGGTGTACTCCGACAGCCTACCCGATGCATGGCACCGGCTTGACCGTCGCGCACTTCGCAAGCGACGAGGCCCCCTGCCGGAGCCTGGGGCCTCGTCTTCGCGGTGCGCTCAGCAGGATTCGAACCTGCAACCTCTTGATCCGTAGTCAAGTGCTCTATCCGTTGAGCTATGAGCGCTCGCCCTGCCGGACTGGCCTGCGGGGCGGTGCGGAGACAACATTACATGAACGCCGACCTGGGGTGAAATCGATTGATCCCGGTGGGTCCGGGCCGGTCTGTGCCGCTCGGCCCGGAACGACGAGAGCCCCGCCGACCGAAGTCGGCGGGGCTCTCGATCTGGCGGAGGCTGAGGGATTTGAACCCTCGATGGGCTTTAAGACCCAAACCGCATTAGCAGTGCGGCGCCATAGACCGGACTAGGCGAAGCCTCCATCCACCCGGGCCCCATCGTCACCGATGCGGTCCGCGTGCCAGTGATGATGCCACAGCTCGGGGCTCCGGCACCAACCACTGGTTACGTTACTAGGCAGGTCGTCCTCTCGGCAAAAACAATGGGATACTCCAACCCCCGGGAGGCAGCCCGGTCCGCGAGCGAGAGTCGCGAACCGCAAGTCGTAAGTCGTGAGGAGACCTGTCGACGTGAGCAGCAGGCCGATCCGAGGCGCTGCTCGCCTCGCCGCGATACTCGACGCGCTCCCCGACGCGCTGCTGCTGGTGAACAGCAACGGCACCGTGGTGGACGCGAACCACGCCGCCGTGCGCAGCCTGCAGACCCCCGGCACCTCCCTGGTCGGGATGGGCGTGCTCGACCTGCTCCCCGACTTCGACCCCAGCCGGATCCCCGGGTCGATGCGGCCCGCTCCGCGCGACCAGGACGACGCCGACAAGCCGGTGCGGATGACCGCGCGCCGCACCGACGGCAGCACCTTCCCGGTCGAGGTGTCCGGCAACGACTTCGCCAACGAGGACGGCAGCGAGGGCCGCGGCTACGCGTTCGCCCCGGTCGTCCCGTACGACCCGTACCGGGACCGAGGCTCGCGCGGCGCCTCCAGCCCGAGCGACCTGCTGCTGCTCCTGGTCCGCGACCTCTCCGGCCGGCTCGGCGTGGAGGCGGAGCTGCGCCGTCAGCACAAGCAGACCGAGATGATCCTGCGGGCGGCCGCGGAGGGCGTGCTCGGCGTCGACCTGGAGGGCCGGGTCGTCCTGGTCAATCCGGCCGCCGCGCACATCCTGGACTTCCGGGCCAGCGAGCTGGGCGGCCGCGAACTGCACCCGCTGGTCCAGCACTCGCGCGCGGACGGCACCCCGCTGGCCGCCGAGGAGTCGGCGCTGCTCGACACCCTCACCTCGGGCCGCAAGCACCGGGTGCGCGGGGCCACGCTCTGGCGCAAGGACGGCCGCCCGGTCACCGTCGACCTGACGACGGCTCCGGTGCGCGACGGCGACCAGCTGGTCGGCGCGGTGATGACCTTCACCGACCGGACCAGGGAACTGGCGCTGACCGCGCGCGCCGACCACCTGACCGCCGTCCTGGAGACCGAGGTCAGCGGCGCCCTCACGGCGCTGCGCGAGCGGATCGACGCGCTGGCCGGCGACCCGGCGGGGCAGCTGTGGCCCGAGGCCAACTGGATGCTGCGTGCCCTGTCCGACGACTGCCGCCGGTTCGGCCTGCTGATCGACGGCGTGCTCACCCACCAGCGCTACGAGCGCGAGGCGGCGGGCGGCGCCGAGCCGCACGAGGGCCGGGAGGGCCGCGACGGCCAGAGCGAGACGCGCGAGGGCGCCGAGGCGCTCAACCGCGGGCAGACCACGCTCGACAAGCTGGTGTCCGGCGCGGTCGAGTACGCGGGCCGGCTGGTCGGCCCCGGCAAGCTGCGCTTCTCGGTGCACGCCGCCCCCGTGGAGGTGACCGCCGACCACGAGCGGCTGACCCAGGCGCTCGCGCACCTGGTGGCGGACGTGAGCGGCACGGCACTGGCGGACGGCCCCGGCACCGGCGGTGCTCAGGCCCCGATGGTGGTGCTCGCGGCGGCCCAACGCGGCGACGTGGCCCGGATCGAGGTGCGCGGCCCCGGGCGGGGCGGCAGCAAGGTCCACGTGCCGATCGCCCGCGGGCTGGTGGAGCGGCACGGCGGGGTGCTCCAGCCGCACGAACTGCCCAACCACGCGGGCACCACGTACGTCGTGGAGCTGCCGCTCGACGCGGCGGCGGCGCGGGCCGCGGCGGCGCGCGCGGCGACCAACGGCGGGCGTCAGGTGCCGCGGGAGACGGACACGGCCGTGCTACCGGACCTGCCGGGCATGGCGGGCGGTCCCGAGCCGGCTCCGCGCCCGGCCGGTGCGGCGCCCGACGGCGAGGGCACGGAGCGGGCGGGCACGGCCTCGCCCGGTGGCCGGAGCGGATCGGCTGACCCCGGGTCAGCGCGGGACCGCGGCACCGAGCGCGGCCCGATCGCACTGGGCGCCGGGACCGGCGACCAGGCGGCCGACGCCGAACAGCGGCCGCCATCCCGCGCCCCGTTCGCGCTCGGTCCGGGGACCGGCGGCCCGCAGGCCCCGGACGCCGCCCAGGGCGAGCCCTCGCCCCAGGGACGGCCCACCGAGGCGGGCGCGGCCGCCATCCCGGGTCAGCCGTCCCGGCGGCGCCGGGCGCTGCCCGCGCAGGGCACGCCGGGCGAGCAGCCGCCGGCCGCCCTCGCGCTGCCGGGAGTGCCCGAGCCCGGCACTCCCCTGTACCCCGGCCTGGAGCACGCGCTGCCGGCCGTGCCCAGCCAGCCGCCGGCCGAGCCCGCGGTACCGGCCGAGCAGCCCACCGGGCGCCGGCGCCGGCTCGGCATCCCCGGCGCGGCGCAGCACCCGCAGCCGGAGGGCGGCCCCTTCGCGCTGGAGTCGGGGCGGCCGGCCGATCAGCAGTCGTCCGCCGGGTCCGGTGGCGCGCTCGCGCTGCCGCCAGTGCCGAGCGCACCGCCGGCCGCCGGCGACGAGCCGCCCGCACCCCAGCAGGTGCCGGTGGGCAGCGGGCTGGGCGAGCTGGCGCCGCCGCGTCCCACCGGGTTCGCGAGCGCCTTCCCGGCCGCGTTCCCGGCCCAGCCCGGCGAGGTGGCGGTGCCGGCACAGGCCGAGCCGCGGACCGCGCCGCGCGCGGTCGCCGAGCTGCCCCGGGCGGTGGACCAGGCGCCCTCGCACGGCGGGCCGGACGCCGACAGCAGCCTGCCCCGGCTCTCCGGGGAGGACGACCCGGTCGCGGGGCCGGGCGGCGGCGCGCCGCGGGTGCCCGAGTACCCGGACTACCCGACCATGGTCAGCCCGGCGGTCGACGGCCGCCCGCGCCGGCTGCTGGTCTGGCCCGAGCCCGACCCGTCCACCAAGCAGGCACTCCAGGAGCGCGGCTACCGCCCGGTGATAGTCCGCTCCCGCGAGGAGGTGGACGCCCAGGTCGCCGCCTACCCGGCCGCGCTCTTCGTCGACCCGCTGACCGGGCCGATCACCCGCACCGCGCTGCAGTCGCTGCGCACCGCCGCACTCAACAGCCGGGTGCCGGTGCTGGTCACCGCCGGGCTCGGCCAGGCCACCCGGGACGCCGCCTACGGCGCCGATCCGGCGGTCCTGCTGCGGGCGCTGGCCCCGCGGGACAGCGAGAACCACGCCGCCCGGGTGCTGCTGGTCGAGGGCGACCCGGACATCGCCGCCGCCCTGACCAGCAGCCTGGAGCGGCGCGGGATGCACGTCGAGCACGCGGTCTCGGAGAACGACGCGGTCTCCAAGGCCAGCAGCGTCCAGCCGAACCTGGTGGTGATGGACCTGCTGCAGATCCGCCGCCGCCGGCTCGGGCTGCTGGACTGGCTGCGCGCCAACGACCGGCTGCACCGCACGCCCCTGGTCGTCTACACCTCGGTGGACCTCGATCCGGCCGAGCTGCCCCGGCTGCGCACCGGTGAGACGGTGCTCTTCCTGGCGGAGCGCTCGACCAGCGCCGACGTGCAGGCGCGGATCGTGGACCTGCTCGGGCGGATCGGCTCGCTGGGCGAGGTCACCACCGCCGGGTGACGGGCGGAAAAGAGCCGGTCGGTGAACGGGCGGACGGGCAGAATGGCCGGATGATCATCCGCCTGGTCCGCCCGGACGAACTGACCGCCCTGCAGGAGCTCGAACTCGCCGCCGGACGCTGCTTCCACGAGGTCGGCATGCCCGAGATCGCCGGGGACGAGCCGCTGCCGCTGGACGAACTCGCCCGCTACCGGCGTGCGGAGCTGGCCTGGGTCGCCGTCGATCCCGCGACCGGCGGGCCGGCCGCCTACCTGCTCGCCGAGCCGGTGGACGGCAACCTCCACGTCGAGCAGGTCTCGGTGCACCCCGACCACGCGCGCCGCGGCGTCGGGCGCGCGCTGCTGGACCACCTCGCCGCGCTGGCCGCCGCGCAGGGCGTGCCCGCGCTGACCCTCACCACCTTCGCCGAGGTGCCGTGGAACGCGCCGTACTACGCCCGCTGCGGGTTCCTGCCGCTGGCCGAGTCGGAACTCGGCCCCGGGCTGCGGGAGATCCGCGCCCGGGAGGCGGCACACGGCCTGGACCGCTGGCCGCGGCTGGCGATGCGCCGGGCCCTGTGCGGCCCGGCGCAGCTCTGACGGAGCGTCAGTATCACTCCTTGCCGAGCAGCGTGACGGTCAACTCGTCGGCGGCATAGGCGGCGCGGATCACCTTCTTGTCGAACTTGCCCACCGAGGTCTTCGGCACCGAGGCCACCAGCGCCCAGCGCTCGGGCAGTTGCCAGGAGGCGATCCGCTCCGCCAGGAAGGCCCGCAGGCCGCGCAGGTCGACGGTGGCGTCCGGGCGCAGCACCACGGTGGCCAGCGGGCGCTCGCCC from Kitasatospora sp. NBC_01250 includes these protein-coding regions:
- a CDS encoding GNAT family N-acetyltransferase; this encodes MIIRLVRPDELTALQELELAAGRCFHEVGMPEIAGDEPLPLDELARYRRAELAWVAVDPATGGPAAYLLAEPVDGNLHVEQVSVHPDHARRGVGRALLDHLAALAAAQGVPALTLTTFAEVPWNAPYYARCGFLPLAESELGPGLREIRAREAAHGLDRWPRLAMRRALCGPAQL
- a CDS encoding PAS domain-containing protein, with protein sequence MSSRPIRGAARLAAILDALPDALLLVNSNGTVVDANHAAVRSLQTPGTSLVGMGVLDLLPDFDPSRIPGSMRPAPRDQDDADKPVRMTARRTDGSTFPVEVSGNDFANEDGSEGRGYAFAPVVPYDPYRDRGSRGASSPSDLLLLLVRDLSGRLGVEAELRRQHKQTEMILRAAAEGVLGVDLEGRVVLVNPAAAHILDFRASELGGRELHPLVQHSRADGTPLAAEESALLDTLTSGRKHRVRGATLWRKDGRPVTVDLTTAPVRDGDQLVGAVMTFTDRTRELALTARADHLTAVLETEVSGALTALRERIDALAGDPAGQLWPEANWMLRALSDDCRRFGLLIDGVLTHQRYEREAAGGAEPHEGREGRDGQSETREGAEALNRGQTTLDKLVSGAVEYAGRLVGPGKLRFSVHAAPVEVTADHERLTQALAHLVADVSGTALADGPGTGGAQAPMVVLAAAQRGDVARIEVRGPGRGGSKVHVPIARGLVERHGGVLQPHELPNHAGTTYVVELPLDAAAARAAAARAATNGGRQVPRETDTAVLPDLPGMAGGPEPAPRPAGAAPDGEGTERAGTASPGGRSGSADPGSARDRGTERGPIALGAGTGDQAADAEQRPPSRAPFALGPGTGGPQAPDAAQGEPSPQGRPTEAGAAAIPGQPSRRRRALPAQGTPGEQPPAALALPGVPEPGTPLYPGLEHALPAVPSQPPAEPAVPAEQPTGRRRRLGIPGAAQHPQPEGGPFALESGRPADQQSSAGSGGALALPPVPSAPPAAGDEPPAPQQVPVGSGLGELAPPRPTGFASAFPAAFPAQPGEVAVPAQAEPRTAPRAVAELPRAVDQAPSHGGPDADSSLPRLSGEDDPVAGPGGGAPRVPEYPDYPTMVSPAVDGRPRRLLVWPEPDPSTKQALQERGYRPVIVRSREEVDAQVAAYPAALFVDPLTGPITRTALQSLRTAALNSRVPVLVTAGLGQATRDAAYGADPAVLLRALAPRDSENHAARVLLVEGDPDIAAALTSSLERRGMHVEHAVSENDAVSKASSVQPNLVVMDLLQIRRRRLGLLDWLRANDRLHRTPLVVYTSVDLDPAELPRLRTGETVLFLAERSTSADVQARIVDLLGRIGSLGEVTTAG